A single window of Solanum dulcamara chromosome 5, daSolDulc1.2, whole genome shotgun sequence DNA harbors:
- the LOC129890377 gene encoding tyramine N-feruloyltransferase 10/30-like — protein MATIEKNLTITEKVYVRVRLANENDIHHIYKLFYQIHEYHNYTHLYKATESSLCDLLFNKTNPSPLFYGPSVLLLEVSPTPFSDINNKDEKLKPILKQFDLRANVVDKEADEFKSKSINNDDEKNDVFIAGYAFFYANYSCFYDKAGIYFESLYFRESYRKLGMGKLLFGTVASIAANNGFSSVEGIVAVWNKKSYDFYVDMGVEIFDEFRYGKLVGDALKKYADQKEKV, from the coding sequence ATGGCTACAATTGAAAAAAACCTAACAATTACTGAAAAAGTTTATGTTAGAGTTAGACTTGCAAATGAAAATGATATACACCATATATACAAACTTTTTTACCAAATTCATGAATATCACAATTACACTCATCTTTACAAAGCCACTGAATCTTCCCTTTGTGACCTATTATTCAATAAAACAAACCCTAGTCCTCTATTTTATGGTCCCTCAGTACTTCTACTCGAAGTATCACCAACGCCTTTTTCAGATATTAATAACAAAGATGAAAAACTCAAGCCTATCCTGAAACAATTTGACCTAAGGGCAAATGTCGTAGACAAAGAAGCCGATGAATTCAAGTCCAAATCgatcaataatgatgatgagAAAAACGATGTGTTTATTGCTGGATACGCGTTTTTTTACGCGAAttattcatgtttttatgataagGCTGGGATTTATTTTGAGAGTCTTTATTTtagggaaagttatagaaaATTGGGCATGGGAAAATTGTTATTTGGGACAGTTGCATCTATTGCTGCTAATAATGGATTTTCATCAGTAGAGGGAATTGTGGCTGTTTGGAATAAAAaatcttatgatttttatgtGGATATGGGGGttgaaatatttgatgaatTTAGGTATGGGAAATTGGTTGGTGATGCTTTGAAAAAATATGCTGATCAAAAGGAGAAGGTTTGA